Proteins encoded within one genomic window of Nitrospirota bacterium:
- a CDS encoding IS3 family transposase: protein IFEYIEMFYNRIRRHSALGYKSPVSFELEDIAA from the coding sequence GTATATTCGAATATATTGAAATGTTCTATAATCGAATTAGAAGGCATTCAGCTCTGGGATATAAATCTCCGGTATCATTTGAACTGGAGGATATAGCAGCCTAA